Proteins encoded in a region of the Streptomyces sp. NBC_00513 genome:
- the amaP gene encoding alkaline shock response membrane anchor protein AmaP, whose amino-acid sequence MLGSVNRVLLAIVGAVLLAVGITALTGSWPFGGRHAPLLAAEVRRRYGDADGWWWALVAGLGLCVLLALWWLLAQLRRSRLDAVLVDTGDGAYALLRGRALESAVAAEAGALDGVARCRVALRGRRETPSLRVALELEPHAVPADALAGLAGPVLAHARASAGLPELPAEARLKVGSHRAARVT is encoded by the coding sequence ATGCTCGGCTCGGTCAACCGGGTACTGCTGGCCATCGTCGGAGCCGTGCTGCTGGCTGTCGGGATCACGGCGCTGACCGGATCCTGGCCGTTCGGCGGCCGGCACGCGCCGTTGCTGGCGGCGGAGGTCCGGCGCCGGTACGGGGACGCGGACGGCTGGTGGTGGGCGCTGGTCGCCGGCCTGGGCCTGTGCGTGCTGCTCGCACTGTGGTGGCTGCTGGCACAACTGCGCAGGTCACGACTGGACGCCGTACTCGTGGACACCGGGGACGGGGCGTACGCGCTGCTGCGCGGGCGGGCGCTGGAGTCGGCGGTCGCCGCCGAGGCGGGGGCACTCGACGGGGTCGCCCGCTGCCGGGTCGCGCTGCGCGGGCGCCGGGAGACACCGAGCCTGCGGGTCGCGCTGGAACTGGAGCCGCACGCGGTCCCCGCCGACGCCCTGGCCGGGCTCGCCGGCCCGGTCCTCGCCCACGCCCGTGCCTCGGCCGGCCTGCCCGAACTCCCCGCGGAGGCCCGGCTCAAGGTCGGCTCGCACCGGGCGGCCCGGGTCACCTGA
- a CDS encoding DUF6286 domain-containing protein, producing MRVDDGARGGRRGRAPAPRAPAPRAPPPGNRRAGPAAAVTAGARRFRSERRIPAALTALAVLGAAGVLLYDLAAVRAHRPGMGWRRELALQLERYTPADPEVLIGAGVLALIGAVLLVLAITPGLRGILQMRTSESGMRAGLGRKAAGLVLRDRAMEVSGVNSVRVKVGRSRIGVRATSHFRELDEVRADLDAVLAVGIEELGLVHEPGPRVRVNRKG from the coding sequence GTGCGCGTCGATGACGGTGCCCGAGGTGGCCGTCGAGGTCGAGCACCTGCACCCCGCGCACCTGCACCCCGCGCACCTCCGCCCGGCAACCGCCGGGCGGGACCGGCGGCTGCGGTGACGGCGGGTGCCCGCCGGTTCCGTTCCGAGCGCCGGATCCCGGCCGCGCTGACCGCGCTGGCCGTGCTCGGCGCGGCCGGAGTGCTCCTGTACGACCTGGCGGCCGTACGCGCCCACCGGCCCGGCATGGGCTGGCGCCGGGAACTCGCCCTCCAACTGGAGCGCTACACCCCCGCCGACCCGGAGGTCCTGATCGGCGCCGGGGTCCTGGCGCTGATCGGGGCGGTCCTGCTGGTGCTGGCGATCACCCCGGGGCTGCGCGGAATCCTGCAGATGCGCACCTCGGAGTCGGGGATGCGGGCCGGACTGGGGCGCAAGGCGGCCGGGCTGGTCCTGCGGGACCGGGCCATGGAGGTGTCCGGGGTGAACTCGGTGCGGGTCAAGGTGGGCCGGTCCCGCATCGGGGTACGGGCCACCTCGCACTTCCGCGAACTGGACGAGGTACGGGCCGACCTGGACGCGGTGCTCGCCGTCGGCATCGAGGAACTGGGCCTCGTGCACGAGCCGGGGCCCCGCGTACGGGTCAACCGGAAAGGGTGA
- a CDS encoding Asp23/Gls24 family envelope stress response protein, whose product MTESTAGGSHRDPAERGRTSIADGVVEKIAGLAAREVVGVHAMGSGTGLSRTFGAVRDRVPGGAKASVSRGVKAEVGEVQTALDLEIVVDYGVSIRDVARAVRENVISAVERMTGLEVVEVNIAVSDVKLPDEEDDEPESRLH is encoded by the coding sequence ATGACCGAATCCACAGCAGGGGGTTCCCACCGGGACCCGGCCGAACGGGGCCGCACCAGCATCGCCGACGGGGTGGTCGAGAAGATCGCCGGACTGGCCGCCCGCGAGGTGGTCGGCGTCCACGCGATGGGCAGCGGCACCGGCCTCTCCCGCACCTTCGGAGCCGTCCGCGACCGCGTTCCCGGCGGGGCGAAAGCCTCCGTGTCCCGGGGCGTCAAGGCGGAGGTCGGGGAGGTTCAGACGGCTCTCGATCTGGAGATCGTCGTCGACTACGGCGTGTCGATCCGCGACGTGGCCCGGGCCGTACGCGAGAACGTCATCTCGGCGGTCGAGCGCATGACGGGCCTGGAGGTCGTCGAGGTCAACATCGCGGTCAGTGACGTCAAGCTGCCCGACGAGGAAGACGACGAGCCGGAATCCAGGCTCCACTAG